From Corynebacterium pseudotuberculosis:
GGAAAAGCCAGGATCAGGTGCGCGTCGGAAAGCTTACGGGCCCAACGCAACCCCGCAGCACACGAGACGTTGAAGAGGGACGTGCCAAAAATATTTTTGGGCGGATGCCCGTGCCGGCGGCTGTAATAATCCCGGGCAAAATTGCCTCCGATATAGTGCTGCCATAAGCCGGTCTCATGCCCTCCAAAGGGGCCGAGCCATACGGTGTAGCTCAGGATTGTTAGGCCACCCGGTCGCGTTACCCGCAGCATCTCTTCCCCCATGACCCACGGATCAGCGATGTGTTCCGCCACGTTAGAGGAATACACCACATCAAAAGTATCTGAGGCAAAGGGAAGAGCGGTCCCGCTAGCGCGGACAGCGTTCGCTATGGTGATCCCCGCCGCAGACATCTCCCCGACGTCGGGTTCAACGCTAACGTAATAGGCCCCGCGTTGTTCAAACTCATCAGCAAAGTAGCCGGGCCCGCCCCCAACGTCTAAGACGCTGCCCATCGAAGATCGGGCGTCTTTGCACAGATTTGTTATAAGGCGTGCCGTGTCTGCTGCCAGTGGCGCGTAAAATTTATCAGGGGCTGTTTGTTCATGGCGAAAACTCCTCAGAAGCCTGAGGGAACGACGCAGGGTTGCAAGCTTTGCAGTGTGCTGTGGTGGTTTCGCCATGGAGATTATCTTTTCATGCTCTAGGGTGGGTTGTGATATGAAGATCCTCTTATTATGTTGGCGTGATACGACGCACCCTCAAGGCGGCGGTAGCGAGCGCTACCTCGAGCGCGTCGCGGAATATTGTGCACGCCACGGGCACGAGGTCATCTTCCGTACCTCTTCCTACCCGGATGCCCCCCGGCGCAGCATGCGCGAGGGAGTGCGATTTTCCCGCAGTGGTGGCAAGTTTGGAGTTTATCCCAAAGCCGCATTGGGAATGCTCGCCGGACGCCTGGGCTGCGGCACCATGCGGGGAGTCGATGTTGTGGTGGATACCCAAAACGGGATCCCTTTCTTTGCCGCGCTGTTTTCCGGTAAGCCCACCATCTTGCTTACTCATCACTGCCATCGTGAGCAGTGGCCGGTAGCCGGGAAGATCCTGTCTAAGCTCGGCTGGTTTTTGGAATCTAAGGTATCTCCGCGAGTGCACCAGTCGTTGCAATATGTCACGGTTTCACAGCCCAGCAAGGATGAGCTAGTGAGCCTGGGCGTACACCCGGCGCGCGTGGAAATCATCCGCAATGGGGTGGACCATCCGCCCGCGCACATACGCTTGGAAGACGATGGCCGACTCCACCTGGTCACACTTTCGCGCCTGGTACCACATAAGCGTATTGAGGATGCCATCGAGGTGGTGCGCTCTCTTGACGGCGTAGTCTTAGACATCATCGGTTCTGGCTGGTGGGGGCGCAAATTGCGGGATAAAGCGGAAGATATTGCAGATCGGGTGGTCTTCCATGGGCAGGTTTCTGAGGAATATAAGCGCGCCCTGTTAGAACGTGCGGCGATACATCTTATGCCCTCCCGCAAGGAGGGCTGGGGGCTGGCGGTGATCGAGGCAGCTCAGCACCGGGTACCAACCATCGGATATCGTTCCTCGGGCGGTCTTGTGGATTCTGTCCGGGAAGGCGGCGTGCTGGTCGGGGATCGGGATGAATTTATTGCGGAGACCCGCCGGCTATTGGCGGACTCGGATCGTCGAGAAGCTTTGGGCGCCTTAGCCTATGAAGCAGCGCAGGATTACTCCTGGGAGGACACCGGCCGCCGCTTCCTCGAACTTATCGAGCGCACGGCCCAGACCCCGACAACACCCGCGCCTACTGTCAGCCACAACACTACGAGTGAGACCC
This genomic window contains:
- a CDS encoding class I SAM-dependent methyltransferase; translated protein: MAKPPQHTAKLATLRRSLRLLRSFRHEQTAPDKFYAPLAADTARLITNLCKDARSSMGSVLDVGGGPGYFADEFEQRGAYYVSVEPDVGEMSAAGITIANAVRASGTALPFASDTFDVVYSSNVAEHIADPWVMGEEMLRVTRPGGLTILSYTVWLGPFGGHETGLWQHYIGGNFARDYYSRRHGHPPKNIFGTSLFNVSCAAGLRWARKLSDAHLILAFPRYHPRWAWWLVQIPILREFLVSNLVVVLKKPELP